TCTTTATTAACCATATCTATCATTTTATTCATAAGATGTTTCCATTGATTAATTTCATCTTTATCATATATAGATAATATTTTTATAAAAAACTTTTTATGTTCATTTTTAAACGATCTAATAGCTTCATTTCCTTTTTCTGTTAATTTTAATATTTTTTTTCTTTTATCTTTTTTATCTATATCAATGTATACAAGAGAATTTTCTAATAATTTAGATGTTATTGCAGTTACTCTTGGTTTTGTAACTCCAAGTTCTTCACCTAAATCATGCATACTAATCCCATTATTTTCTTTAATGATATGTAGTAATCTAAACTCTATTTTCCTAAAAGGATTTTTATCACATTTAGATAGTTTTTTCATACTAATTCTAAGAATATCCATAATTTCACTTAATTCTATATATTCGTTTTCAAGCTTATTTTCCATTTGACCTCCTTATAATATGGTTAACACAATTAACTTTATAGTTTACTTTGTTAACTATTATACTTAAATTAATATCTGATGTCAACCTATTTTTTAATTAAATAGAAAAAGAAATCAGAAAATACATATCAAATTTAAAAAATACACTATGAAAAAAATTGAGATAATGGTAGTATATTAAATAAAAAAATAAATAATAAGGAATATATAAATGAATAGGATTTTGAAATTTTTAATATTTTCTTTTATATCTGTTCTTTTTCTTATTTTATTATCTAAATAAATTTGAAAATATAAATTGGGATAAATATATGAGTTATATGGGAGATTATCCTATTTTAA
The Pseudostreptobacillus hongkongensis DNA segment above includes these coding regions:
- a CDS encoding MarR family winged helix-turn-helix transcriptional regulator; this encodes MENKLENEYIELSEIMDILRISMKKLSKCDKNPFRKIEFRLLHIIKENNGISMHDLGEELGVTKPRVTAITSKLLENSLVYIDIDKKDKRKKILKLTEKGNEAIRSFKNEHKKFFIKILSIYDKDEINQWKHLMNKMIDMVNKEIKELEKDGENNEII